In Flavobacterium endoglycinae, one DNA window encodes the following:
- a CDS encoding DUF58 domain-containing protein, giving the protein MKFIKSLYLNNFFFYLLLGIIVLFVCAFIFPNLYNAVWFVVLVLFSFLGLDLLILYLTKTGIEAERITPEKLSNGDLNPINIQVKNHYTFPILIKIIDEIPFQFQVRDFKIVKTVKASEHKEFAYELRPTERGEYHFGFLNIYVSSPLRLISRRFVFGKDQMVPTYPSYIQLRKYDLLAFSNNLYQYGIKKIRRIGHTMEFEQIKEYVQGDDLRTLNWKATAKKNALMVNQFQDEKSQSVYMAIDKGRVMQMPFDGLSLLDYAINSTLVLSNVILKKQDKAGLFAFSKKVENRVFAERRGSQMQKILETLYNIKTDFFESDYSRLYVDIKKNINQRSLIILYTNFETMDGLNRQLPYLKGIAKSHLLVVVFFQNTELNSIINKKTDTIQEVYDKVIAEKFMFEKRLIANELKKYGIHSVLTQPENLTLDAINKYLEIKSRGIL; this is encoded by the coding sequence TTGAAATTCATAAAAAGTCTATATCTCAATAATTTCTTCTTCTATCTGCTTTTGGGCATTATAGTATTATTTGTCTGCGCTTTTATTTTTCCAAATTTATACAATGCAGTTTGGTTTGTGGTGCTGGTATTATTTTCTTTTCTGGGACTTGATCTTTTAATTTTATATCTGACAAAAACCGGAATCGAAGCTGAAAGAATAACACCAGAAAAACTTTCAAACGGAGATTTAAACCCAATCAATATTCAGGTAAAAAATCACTATACTTTTCCAATTTTGATTAAGATAATTGATGAAATTCCGTTTCAGTTTCAGGTTCGTGATTTTAAAATCGTTAAAACCGTAAAAGCTTCAGAACATAAAGAATTTGCATACGAACTGCGTCCAACAGAAAGAGGCGAATATCATTTTGGATTCTTAAATATTTACGTTTCATCGCCATTGCGTTTAATTTCCAGAAGATTTGTCTTCGGAAAAGACCAAATGGTCCCTACCTATCCTTCTTATATTCAGTTAAGAAAATACGATTTATTGGCTTTTTCAAATAATCTGTATCAATACGGAATTAAGAAAATCCGCCGAATTGGACATACAATGGAATTCGAGCAGATTAAAGAATATGTTCAAGGAGATGATCTCCGCACTTTAAACTGGAAAGCTACCGCAAAGAAAAATGCTTTGATGGTCAATCAGTTTCAGGATGAAAAGTCGCAATCGGTTTACATGGCAATTGACAAAGGTCGTGTGATGCAAATGCCTTTTGACGGATTAAGTCTGCTGGATTATGCGATTAATTCGACTTTAGTTTTATCTAATGTAATTCTAAAAAAACAGGATAAAGCCGGACTTTTTGCATTTTCAAAAAAGGTAGAAAATAGAGTTTTTGCCGAAAGAAGGGGTTCGCAGATGCAGAAAATCCTTGAAACTTTATACAACATTAAAACTGATTTCTTCGAAAGCGATTACAGCCGTTTGTATGTTGATATTAAAAAAAATATCAATCAAAGAAGTTTGATTATTCTGTATACCAATTTTGAAACAATGGACGGTTTAAATCGTCAGTTGCCGTATCTAAAAGGAATTGCGAAAAGTCATTTACTGGTTGTAGTCTTCTTCCAAAACACAGAATTGAATTCAATCATCAACAAAAAAACCGATACCATTCAGGAAGTGTATGATAAGGTAATTGCCGAAAAATTCATGTTCGAAAAACGCCTTATCGCCAACGAATTAAAGAAATACGGAATACATTCGGTCTTAACACAGCCTGAAAATCTGACTTTAGATGCTATCAATAAATATCTTGAGATTAAGTCTAGAGGGATTCTATAA